The Enterobacter mori genomic interval TGGGTGAAATGAGGGGTTATTTGGGGGGTTATGCAAATAGCGCTAAATAAAAACCCCGCCGAAGCGGGGTTTAAGCATTATCAGGCGATTAGCCCTGCAGCAGAGACAGAACCTGCTGAGGAACCTGGTTAGCTTTGGACAGCACGGAGTTACCGGCCTGCTGGATGATCTGCGCTTTAGACATATTTGACACTTCGGTCGCATAGTCGGCGTCCTGAATACGGGACTGCGCTTCAGACAGGTTGGTGGTGGTGTTGTTCAGGTTGGTTACAGCAGAGCTCAGACGGTTCTGTACCGCACCCAGTGAAGAACGGAATTTATCAACAGACGCGATAGCTTTGTCCAGCAGAGCCAGTGGATCTGCAGTTGACACGCCTTTGAACTCGCCCGCTGCGTTCAGGGTAACAGTCTGTGCGTTGTTCAGAGTACCGCCCGCACCGCCATCAGCGATAGCAGCGCCAGTCAGGGAGTAGTTTTTACCCTGAACTTCAGCGTAACCTGCAGCAGCGCCAGCAGCGTCTGCGCCAACTTTAACTGCAACACCAGTCAGAGTACCGGTACCACCGTTAGCATCGGTATAGGTGATGTCAGCGGTGTTCACTTTCACGCTGCCAGTTGCATCGTCAACAGACACAGCGTAGTTGTCAGAACCAGAAGAAACCACGTAGGTCGCAGTAGATGCGCCAGCTGGAGTCTGCACGTTGTGCAGAGTCAGGCTCTTCGCGTCCACGCCCAGAGTAGTAGCAACTGCGCTCAGGTCAACATCTTTCAGAGCACCGCTCGCGCCAACCTGAGTGATAGAATCGCTCAGTTTCAGTGCGTTGTTAGAAACGGAGAAGCCGTTCAGACCCAGAGTAGAAGAGTCGATCTGCTGCAGGTCGATGGAGATAGTCTGGCCGTCGTTTGCACCAACCTGAATCGCCATAGAACCGTTTTTAGCCAGTACGTTCACGCCGTTGAACTGAGTCTGACCAGATACGCGGTCGATTTCAGACAGACGGGATTTGATTTCGTCCTGGATTGACGTCAGGTCAGAATCAGAGTTAGTACCGGTAGTCGCCTGAACGGTCAGTTCACGAACACGCTGCAGGTTGTTGTTGATTTCAGACAGCGCGCCTTCAGTGGTCTGTGCCAGAGAGATACCGTCGTTAGCGTTACGTGCAGCCTGAGTCAGACCTTTGATGTTAGACGTGAAGCGGTTAGCGATAGCCTGGCCCGCAGCATCATCTTTAGCGCTGTTGATACGCAGACCGGAAGACAGACGCTCAATAGAAGAAGACAGAGCAGACTGGTTCTTGTTGATGTTGTTCTGAGTGATCAGCGAGAGGCTGTTGGTATTAATGACTTGTGCCATGATTTCGATTCCTGTTGTTCATCAAATCTGTTTGGTTAGATTTGGGTTTCCACCCTTCGGCTTCATCGCCGTCAAAGGTGTTATCGTCTGGTCCAAAACAACCTTTAGATTTTTTTTCAGGATCTCGATAATTTTTTTAGCCACGGAAATACTCTTCTCTATTACCGTTATTCCCGCCATTAAAAAAAAGAAATTAACCGTAAACTTTCACGCATAAAGGCCGATAACCCCACTATTCGTTCTACGTGTCGATAGATTAAGGAATAAATATGGCAAGTATTTCATCATTGGGGATTG includes:
- a CDS encoding FliC/FljB family flagellin — translated: MAQVINTNSLSLITQNNINKNQSALSSSIERLSSGLRINSAKDDAAGQAIANRFTSNIKGLTQAARNANDGISLAQTTEGALSEINNNLQRVRELTVQATTGTNSDSDLTSIQDEIKSRLSEIDRVSGQTQFNGVNVLAKNGSMAIQVGANDGQTISIDLQQIDSSTLGLNGFSVSNNALKLSDSITQVGASGALKDVDLSAVATTLGVDAKSLTLHNVQTPAGASTATYVVSSGSDNYAVSVDDATGSVKVNTADITYTDANGGTGTLTGVAVKVGADAAGAAAGYAEVQGKNYSLTGAAIADGGAGGTLNNAQTVTLNAAGEFKGVSTADPLALLDKAIASVDKFRSSLGAVQNRLSSAVTNLNNTTTNLSEAQSRIQDADYATEVSNMSKAQIIQQAGNSVLSKANQVPQQVLSLLQG